From Pseudobythopirellula maris:
GTCGCCCTGATCCCGGGAATCAACTTATCGTTTCTCAACAGCCTGCCCCCAACTGGAATCAACCCGCCGCTCAGCCGCAGCCTGCACGAAACGACCTCGACGCGTCCAAGTCCCCCTTCCCCATCGACGGTCCTTACGACCAAAGCAAAGACTCGCACGTGCGGCAGCTCCAGACTTTGCTCAACCGTGTGCTGAAGCCCTCGCCTAACCTAGCGGTCGACGGCGATTTCGGCCCGCTCTCGGAAGCCGCGCTGAAGCGGTTTCAGTTTGCGCGAGGGTTGAATCCGACGGGCGTGGTCGACGACAAGACGAGCGTGGAACTCGTGGCTGCCCTCGCAACACCTGCGACTACGCAATCTAAGGCCTTCACTCCCCCCATCCCCCCTCAGAGCCCTCGGTCCGAGTGGCGCACCACAGGTGGGGCCTGGGCCAACGGCCCGTTCGACCACGGCAACGCGTCGCACGTGCGTAGCCTCCAATCGCTGCTCAACCGCGAGCTCGATCCCTCGCACGGCCTGGCGGTCGACGGCGACTTCGGCCCGAAGAGCGAGGCGGCGCTCAAGGCGTTCCAGCGGCAGCGGGGCGTCAAACCGACGGGCATCGTCGACGACGCCACGTTCACCGCGCTGTTTGATACAGGGGGCCTCTTCGAACCCGCCGGCGCCGACGGGGCCCAGCCAGCCCAATCGCCGACACCACAACCACTTGCCAACGAAGTGCAAGGGGCGCTGATCCCCGGGCCCATGGCGCCGACCGCTCCCGCCGCCACACCGCTCGCCCCGGGCGACAATCTCGACCTGTCGGTTTGGAGCCCCGCCAACCCCAACAATATGATTGTTGGCAAATTCGGGATCGGGCACAAAGGCGAATTCAATTTTGCCGCATTCTTCGCTAAGGACAATCCAGAGAGTCTCACCAGCCGGTTAGGCGTGCTCCCCGGGATCGCCGGGATGAGCCTAGCCGAGGCGCAGCAGGCGATCCTTGCCCGCGTGCGCAAGGTGACCGGCGACCCCGAGGTGCGCGTGCGGGTGATGCACGACCGGTTTGGCGTGGCGGGGGGCGAGGGCCCCACCGCGGCCGACAGCGCAGCCGCAGGCGTGCAGGCCACAGAACAGAACCAGCAAGCCGCCTCGCCCTACGAGCGACCGAGCACGGTGATGGGCCTGTACACGCCACCCGCCGCTCCGACACTCGCTCCGGGCGACCGTATCTCGTTCCAGATGCGCAAGCAGAGCGACCACTCGATCCTCCTGAGCGGCAGCCTCCCCGTCTCGCCCGAAGGGACCATCGATTTGGGCAAAGCATTCGGAAAGCTGGCCGTGGCGGAGCTGTCCCTTGAAGAGGCGGGCGAGCGGTTCCGTGAGCACTTCGAGGCGTCTCTGTCGGAGACGCCCGTCGAGGTCCGCCTGCAACGCGACACGACGACGAGCATCGGCGGCGGCCAGCAAAACTCGCTCGGCCTGCTCTCCGGCCCGCTCGTCAGCGGTCCGTCCCCGGCGGCTTCGCCGCCAGAGAAGATGCTGCTCGTCCGCCAGAAGGAGATTCTCCAAGAGAAACTCCGTGAGCTCGAGCAACTCAACGGGCCCAACAACAACTACCCCTACGCCAACCTCGCCACCCCCAACAACCCCAACAACTCGGTTGGGGGAGCAGGGGGATACGTACCAGGGGGATACGGACTTGATAGAAAGAGTCCCGTCTACATCGCCCAGCAAAAATTGCGCGAGGCGATCCGCAAGATCGACCACCGCCTAGCGGAGCTGATCATTGAGGAGGCCCGCGCCGCGCTGGGCGGTGGTAAAGATTTGGACTTGCCAGACGCCCCCGCCGAGCCGGCGTCCTCCGATAGCGGGTCGACGCCCGAACGGGAACCGAGTCGTGGCCTTAGCGCAGACGATCCCGAAACGATCACCTTCCGCCGCAAGCCGATGGTCGCCCAATACTATTGGAATCAAGTCCATGCTGAACGTGGGTGGGCCGTCGAGGCGTCTCTGAATATAGGCGACAAGGCCCCGGTCCCCGTAGACCCGCGAAAGAAGTACCGACCGTTGCTGGTGCTCACCGGCGGCGACAGGAACGAGCTGCGGTTCGAAGTCGAGGACCCCCTGGCCGAGGGCGAGCCGCTGCGCTTCACGGCGCCACACCAGCGGGCGGAGGAGATCCGGTTGCGAGGCCAAATCATTGAGGTCTTTTACGGCGGCTACAACACGCTCGACAAAAGCGACGGGACCTCGGCCGCTCGTGTGCTGATCCAGCCAGCGCCTGAGAAGAATCCTCAACCAGCTGTCGGGACAGCCGAAGGGGCGCAAGCCACGCCCGACTAAATCGACGCGAGCGAGATCGTGGCATCGGACGGCTGAAATGAAGTCAATTCAGCCGATTTGCCCTGGCGCCGACCGCGGGGTACAATGCAATTGCAGAAACAATGCATTGCTAATCCCCAAGGAGCGGCCCTGTGCTGCGCTCCACGCTCACCGACCGTTGGCAGACGACCATCCCCGCCGCCGTGCGCAAAGCGCTCGGCCTGAAGCCGCGGCAGCGGCTCGTCTACGAGCTGCGCGACGGCGGCGTGCTCATCCGGCCCGAGAGCGAGACGCTCTTGGACCTGGAGGGGTCGCTCCGCTCCGACACGCCCCCCGCGACCAAAGCGCAGGAGCGGGCCGCGGCCCGGGCGGCCCGGGCCGGGCGGCACACGTGAAGCGGTACCTGCTCGACACGAACGTGCTGCTGCGGTTCCTGCTGGCCGACCACCCCCGCCTGACGCCTAAAGCGCGGCGGCTCTTCGAGCGGGCCCAGGCGGGCGAGTGCCGGCTCGTGCTCACCGATGTCGCGCTGGCCGAGGCGGTGTGGGTGCTCGAGTCGCACTACCGCGTGGGACGTAAAGCAATCACCGAGACGCTCGGCTCACTCATCGGCAAGCCGGGAGTCGCCTGCCCCCACCAGGCGGTGCTGACCGACGCCCTGCAACGCTACGGCGAGAAGAAGTGCGACTTCTACGACTGCTACTTGGCCGCCATGGCGGCCGATTCCGGTGACGCGGTCGCGTCGTTCGACCGCGACTTGCGCAAATTCGACGACGTTGAACTTTGGGACGGAACGTAGCTTGTGGGACAGAAAATAGCGTCGTTCAGCAAAATCAGCCGCAACGCGTTAGCGGGCCACTTTATTGTGCTAACGAAGCCGCTAGCACGCGTTCCCAAATTAAAATGCGGGTTGCCACCAGGATTCCCCTCCTTCTCTTTAGGAGGTGAATCAACGGCTGCAACAATGGAATCGGGATTCGACTTCCCCCCGCGTCTGATTGGCGGGGCGCGGAGGCAAATGCCTGGCCGTTTTGTGTTCGAGCTCGGTACAATCCGGGGGTCTGTTTCGCCGCCTTTCCACCCCTCCCTCGATTCGCCCCCCCGCCATGCCCCTCTACGAATACCTCTGCCGCGACTGCGAGCGGCAATCCGAGCTGTTGGTGAGTTCTGACGGAACGGTCGACGGCGGCCAGCAGCCCGCCTGCCCCGAGTGCGGCGGTCAGAAGCTGATGAAGCTGCTCAGCGTGCCCGCGGCCCCCGCCGCTTCGGGCGCCGAAGGCGGCCCGGGTCCCCAGTCGGGCGGCGGACACGGGTGCGGATCGGGCTGCGGTTGCTTCCCTGGGAGCTGAATTTGGGCGCGCCCCGCTGCGTCTGACCGCAGCTGAGCGTTTCAGCGGCGGCCCTAGGCCCGCCAGGCGTCACAATCGGCCCCAAGCCGTTGCCGCCTCTTATCTTACGCAGGCTCCGTAAATTGACATCGTTTTTGGGGCCTGTTTATACTGCGTAGACGCCCCGCAGCCGGTCGAGTCGGCAGCGGTCCCCACCTTGGGCCGGTTCCTCTCGGGATCGACGCTGTCGGGGCGCAGGAACGAGAACACCCCCCAGCGTGTCCGAAGCAGCGCGACCTAGGCCCACCTCCGCCCCGTAAAGCGGGGAAGGAAGAACCGCCTAAGCCGCCCGCTGGGACCACCCTTCGACAGGGAATGAAAGCACGATGAACTTCATCGGTCGTATTTTTATCGTCGTCTTCATGCTCATGAGCGCCATGTTCATGGTCTTGGCCTTGGCCGTGTACGGCACGCACAAAGACTGGCGCAGCAAGGCCGAAACGGCCCAGCAGCAGTTGAGCGAGGCCAACACCAAGTTCAACACGCTGCGGTCGAATTACGACCGGCTGGAGAGCGAGCTCAGCGCCGAGGTCGAGGCGGCCGTGCAGCAGGTTCGCAAGCTCGAGAACGAGCGGCTCGCCTTGATCGATCGCAACAACAACGCCCAGGCCCGCCTGGAGCAGCTGATTGGCGATCAGCGCCAGTCGGTCGCTGCCGTCGAGGCGACGCAGCTCAACAACGAGCGCCTCGCCGACGAGGTGAGCACGCTCCGCGACGACATCCGCGGCAACGAGACCGCCCGCGACCTGATGTTCGCCGCCGCTCTCGAGGCGACCGAAGAGCTGCAAACACTCAACAACAACCTGGAAGTCGCCGTCGAGAGGAACCGCGATCTCGTGTCAGACGCCGGTCGGATGACCAGCGTGATGCGTGAGAACGGCCTGAATCCGGCCACCCCCGCCGACGACATCACGCCGAAGGTCGACGGCTTCGTCAGCAAGACGCAGCGTCGCGGCGGCGTGCAGCTGGTGGAGATCAGCATCGGATCGGACGACGGCATCCGCAAAGGACACACCGTCGAGGTGTTCAACGGCTCGAAGTACAAGGGCCGCATCGAGATTCTCACGGTCGCCCCCGACCGCGCCGTCGGCCGGGTCGACGTGCGTTACCAGCAAGGCCCCATCGAGGTTAAGGACCGTGTCGCAACCCGTATCAAGCTCAGCTAAATCGCCCCGCGGCGTCATCGTCCAGAAGCCGAAGACCACGGTCTACACCGTGATGATCGTGCTGTCGGCGTTGATGATGGCCTTAGGCTGCCTGTTCCTGTACCTGGAATGGGTCCGCTACGAGTGAGCGGCCACACGGCCGCCGCTTAGGCGGCGCTGCCTCATAGGCAGCGAGCGAAACAACAATTCAGGCGGTGTAGAAGACGCAAGAAAAGGGCGTGGCCTCCAAAGCCACGCCCTTTTCTTGCGCGCTCGGTAAGTGTTCTTGCGAGTTCGGCAAGCGGAACAGCAGGACGAACCGCCCCATGCTGGGGCAAGCCGGGCAACCCGTGGGAGGCGTCTCCGACGCCGATGAAGCGCTGCCAGCATGAAGCGGCTGGCGTCGCGTTATCGGCGTCGGAGACGCGGCTCACAACCGAGCGTTCTGCCGAATGACCACGGTCCCCCCCCGGGGCGCCATCTAGGCGGCGGGGCGGCGCAAGAAAAAAGGCGTGGCCTGGGCCACGCCTTGGTTCGCGGCTCGGGAAACCCCGATCGCGAAGTCGTTTCTCGTAAGCGACCCTTGATAGAAGCCGCCACGAAATCCCGAGAGCAGTCCCTCAAGGGAACGCCACGAAACCCTGCGAGCGGCCCCCTAAGGGGGACGCTACGATACTCAGTGGGCCCGACTGGAGTCGAACCAGCACGCCCTTGCGGGCACATGCCCCTCAAGCATGCGCGTCTGCCAATTCCGCCACGAGCCCACAAAACAACCGATACTGGGGGAAATTGCCTTGGCAGAAGGCTCCCGATCGGCCGATCCTAGAGTCTATCCCACGGGTGGGAGACGTCAAGCGGCGCCCTGCATCTTGGGAATCGCTTCCTGGGGCTTGATGACGCCGGCAGGAAACCTATAATACCGAATCGCCCGGCAGCACCGGGGGCCGACCGTAGTTGGCCCCGTGTCGCCGACCAGCGTGCGGCTGTAGCTCAGTTGGTAGAGCATCACGTTGCCAACGTGATTGTCGTCGGTTCGAATCCGATCAGCCGCTCTTGCCCCCGTGGCAGCCCCTTCCCACGACGGAAAACCGCCGTGGGAAGGCCAAACGAAACCCCGGCGGCGTCCACCCTCAAGCCCGGGCCCGACAGGACCACACGGATCACGCTCGATCCCGACCGGTTCAACCATCGGGCGCGGGCTGATGTTTTTTACGCTTCCCAGCTCCGAGCTAGGCCGCCCACAGTTCTTCCGCCCCGCGCCTTCCGCTCAACGGGCGTTTCGCCGATAACTGTTGCTCCGGATCGGCGCCCCGATTCCCAGGCGATCTGACGCCGGGCCGCCCCGCCCGATCGAATCCGCCTCGGCAAAAACACAACCACCGCGACAAGCCGCCCAACGGCGTCGTCGCCTCCCGAATCAATTCCCTCCGACCACGCACAAGGTTCCACGCCATGGCGCCGCCCGAAACCGACGAACTGCCGACCGACGCCCTCCCGCCCGAGGCCGACGGGGACGACGCCCCCGAGTCGCTCAACCTCGAGGTCGAGGTCGCGAGCCCCGGCGCTTGCGAGCGCCGCGTGACCGTGACGATCTCGCGTGACGACATCGAACGCTACTTCGACAACGCCTACAGCGACCTGATGCCGAGCGCCTCGGTGCCCGGCTTCCGCGCCGGCCGCGCCCCGCGCAAGCTCGTCGAGCAGAAGTTCAAGGACGAGGTCGCCGACCAGGTGAAGGGCTCGCTGCTGATGGACAGCCTCTCGCAGATCAGCGAGGAGCAGTCGTTCGCCGCGATCAGCGAGCCGGACCTCGACCTCTCGGCCGTCGAGATCCCCGACGACGGCCCGCTCACGTTCGAGTTCTCGATCGAGGTCCGTCCCGACTTCGACCTGCCGAAGTGGAAGGGGCTCGAGATCGCCCGTCCCACGCGTGAGTACTCCGACGCGGACATCGACGCCCAAGTCGAGAAGATGCTGTCGCGCTACGGCCAGCTCACCCCGCACGACGGCCCGGCGGCTGCGGGCGACTACATCACGGCCAATGTCACCTGCCGCGCCGGCGGCAAGGTCGTCGCCGAGGACGAGGAGCGGCTCATCCGCGTCCGCGAGACGCTCAGCTTCTCCGACAGCCGCATCGAGGGCTTCGTCGCCCTGGCCGAGGGCAAGAAGGCCGGCGACGTGATCACCACGACCGCCACCCTCACGCAAGACGCCCCCAACGAGGCGCAGCGCGGCCAAGAGGTCGAGGTCGAGCTGAAAGTCCTCGAGGTCAAGAAGCTCAAGCTGCCCGAGCTGACCGAGGAGTTCCTCGACGAGATCGGCGACTTCAAGAGCGAAGAAGACTTCCGCACCGCGGTGCGGCAGAACCTCGAGCGTCAGCTCGAGTACGCCCAGCAGCAGAAGGCCCGCGAGCAAATCACTTCCCTGCTCACCGAGTCCGCCGACTGGGACCTGCCCCAGGGGCTGCTCAAGCGGCAGAGCTCGCGCGAGCTCGAGCGGGCCGTCATGGAGCTGCGTCGCAGCGGCTTCAGCGAGGCCGAGATCCGCGCCCGCGAGAACGACTTGCGCCAGAACAGCGCGGCGTCGACCGCTTCGGCCCTGAAGGAGCACTTCATCCTCGAGCGGATCGCCGAGGAAGAAAGCCTCGACGTCGAAGAGGGCGATTACGACAAGGAGATCTTCCTGATCTCGATGCAGAGCGGCGAGTCGCCCCGCCGCGTCCGGGCCCAGCTCGAGAAGCGGGGGTTGATGGACGTGCTGCGGAACCAGATCATCGAGCGTAAGGTCATGGAGCTGGTCCAATCCGAGGCCAAGTTCCAAGACGAGCCGTTCGACCAAGCCGAGGCGGACGTCGAGGCGATCTCGTTCTTCGCCGGCGGCGGCGAGGGAGACATCCCCCAAGCGACCGAAGAGGCCGAGGCCGCCGCACGGGCCGAGGAAGCCAAGAAGCCTGTGAACGTGAGCGGATCGGGCAAGCAGTAAACCGTCCAGCTACGCCCGAGCAGCGTGTCCCGAGATGCGGGGCGACAGACTCGGCCGTTTTATAAGGAGATAACTTATGGGCGATCATTTCGCTCCCATGGATGGGCCGCTGGCGGCCGCCGGTTACACGTCGCCCCGCGCCGCGCGCGACTACCAGCGTCAGCGTCAGATGACGCTCGGCGACCTGCTCCTGGAGAACCGCGTGATCTTCCTGCAGGGGGAGATCTACGACGGCAACGCCAACGAGCTCGTGATGAAGCTCCTCTACCTGCAGAGCGAGCACCGCCGCAAGGACATCCACTTCTACATCAACTCGCCCGGCGGCAGCGTCACCTCGACGCTGGCGATCTACGACACGATGCAGATGATCTCCTGCCCCGTGGCCACGTACTGCGTCGGCCTGGCGGCCTCGGGCGGCAGCGTCCTCTTGGCCGGCGGCGAGAAGGGCAAACGCTTCGCCCTGAAGCACTCGAAGGTCATGATCCACCAGCCGCACGGCGGCGTCGGCGGCCAGGTCTCCGACATCGAGATCCAGGCCAACGAGATCATCAAGACCCGCGAGACGCTCAACGGCATCCTCGCCGGCCACACCGGCAAGACGACCGACGAGATCCTCAAGGCGTGCGACCGCGACTACTACCTGACCGCCGAGGAAGCGAAGGACTTCGGCATCGTCGACGACATCTTGATCAAGCCGCCGGGCTCTGAGGAAGACAACGACGACTGAGGAACGCCGAAACACGGATGACGGGCCCGTCGCCCGAGCGACGTTCTCACCGCCATTCCGAATTCGTCCTTCCCCATTCCCCAACGCACGTCACGCTCACCCAGCCATTCCGGACGGAACCAAGAACGGACTCCCCTCATGCCCCTCATTCCTTACGTTGTTGAAAAGAGCGGCCGCGAAGAGCGGGCGATGGACATCTACAGCCGGTTGCTCGTGGATCGCATCGTGATCCTCGGCTCCGGCATCAACGACGAGGTGGCGAACAACATCGTCGCCCAGATGCTGTACCTGCAGTCGGACGACGCGAAGAGCGACATCCACCTGTACATCAACTCGCCCGGCGGCAGCGTCACGGCCGGCATGGCGATCTACGACACGATGCAGTTCGTCACCTGCGACGTGTCGACCTACTGCCTCGGCCAGTGCGCCAGCATGGGCGCCGTGCTCTTGGCCGCCGGCGCCGCGGGCAAACGCCACGCCCTGCCCAACAGCCGCATCATGATCCACCAGCCGCTCGCCGGCATGGAGGGCACGGCCGAGGACATCCTGATCCACGCCACCGAGTACAAGAAGACCAAGGACAAGCTCAACGGCATCCTGGCCAAGCACACCGGCCAGACGCTCGAGCAGCTGCAGCAAGACACCGACCGCGACAACTTCATGTCCGCCGAAGAGGCGCTCGAGTACAAGATGGTCGACAAGATCATCGAGCACATGCCGGGCAAGTGAGCGTTTCACTGCTCTGGGAAACATCAAAAACCCCGACCAAGTTTGGTCGGGGTTTTTTTGTGGGCCGAGGCCCAAATCCGACGTCCCGTCGGCACTACCCCCTGGCGGGGATCTCTAGCCCCCCTCGCTGCGGGAAATATCGTTTTTATTCGCTTCTGACAGACATATCAGCGACGAAGGTCGTCCGCCCCAAATATACTGCCCCCACGGACGCGCGCGTCCGTGCCGGTCTGCGATCGCATCCGGAAGACGCATTTCGTCGCTGCGTCCAGCAAGCACGGCGCCTAACAGTCTCCTCTCCTCGCAACGACTCGCTTGACGCCGCGTCTTGCTAAGGGCCAACGAACGGGCAGCTACTGTGAACAATCTCAATCGACGCGACTCGAGCCGTGCGCGCGTGCGCCTCAACGGCCCCGCTCTGAATCCGTTCCGCTTGGCGACTCTTGGAATATTCGTTTTGCTGGCGTCGGCGAGCGCGATCGTGCCGGGCGAGGCGTGGGGCGTTGTCACCTCGGACGGCGACGGGACCCACGTCGTAGCACCCGGCGTGCCGGCCTTCGGCCTGAACCTCGATGGCGTGGTGCGGGTTCAGTC
This genomic window contains:
- a CDS encoding type II toxin-antitoxin system PrlF family antitoxin, which translates into the protein MLRSTLTDRWQTTIPAAVRKALGLKPRQRLVYELRDGGVLIRPESETLLDLEGSLRSDTPPATKAQERAAARAARAGRHT
- the tig gene encoding trigger factor, translated to MAPPETDELPTDALPPEADGDDAPESLNLEVEVASPGACERRVTVTISRDDIERYFDNAYSDLMPSASVPGFRAGRAPRKLVEQKFKDEVADQVKGSLLMDSLSQISEEQSFAAISEPDLDLSAVEIPDDGPLTFEFSIEVRPDFDLPKWKGLEIARPTREYSDADIDAQVEKMLSRYGQLTPHDGPAAAGDYITANVTCRAGGKVVAEDEERLIRVRETLSFSDSRIEGFVALAEGKKAGDVITTTATLTQDAPNEAQRGQEVEVELKVLEVKKLKLPELTEEFLDEIGDFKSEEDFRTAVRQNLERQLEYAQQQKAREQITSLLTESADWDLPQGLLKRQSSRELERAVMELRRSGFSEAEIRARENDLRQNSAASTASALKEHFILERIAEEESLDVEEGDYDKEIFLISMQSGESPRRVRAQLEKRGLMDVLRNQIIERKVMELVQSEAKFQDEPFDQAEADVEAISFFAGGGEGDIPQATEEAEAAARAEEAKKPVNVSGSGKQ
- a CDS encoding PIN domain-containing protein encodes the protein MKRYLLDTNVLLRFLLADHPRLTPKARRLFERAQAGECRLVLTDVALAEAVWVLESHYRVGRKAITETLGSLIGKPGVACPHQAVLTDALQRYGEKKCDFYDCYLAAMAADSGDAVASFDRDLRKFDDVELWDGT
- a CDS encoding ATP-dependent Clp protease proteolytic subunit → MPLIPYVVEKSGREERAMDIYSRLLVDRIVILGSGINDEVANNIVAQMLYLQSDDAKSDIHLYINSPGGSVTAGMAIYDTMQFVTCDVSTYCLGQCASMGAVLLAAGAAGKRHALPNSRIMIHQPLAGMEGTAEDILIHATEYKKTKDKLNGILAKHTGQTLEQLQQDTDRDNFMSAEEALEYKMVDKIIEHMPGK
- a CDS encoding ClpP family protease; this encodes MDGPLAAAGYTSPRAARDYQRQRQMTLGDLLLENRVIFLQGEIYDGNANELVMKLLYLQSEHRRKDIHFYINSPGGSVTSTLAIYDTMQMISCPVATYCVGLAASGGSVLLAGGEKGKRFALKHSKVMIHQPHGGVGGQVSDIEIQANEIIKTRETLNGILAGHTGKTTDEILKACDRDYYLTAEEAKDFGIVDDILIKPPGSEEDNDD
- a CDS encoding sigma-70 family RNA polymerase sigma factor, whose protein sequence is MAPIARTTRPVHGHPPACGAEPAGPPPIAASDGELLGLFVRRGDESAFAMIVDRHSGLVWRVCREVLICPADAEDAFQATFLFLAKYARNVRASDSAAGWLFRVAKRTAVAAKQRARLRREQGLVSEPLGEAEEAFPDLVRRQGVAVLLEELDKLPEKYRTPIVLRYLEGRSRRAIADQTDTTIATVQGRLARGKRLLRMRLVRRGVSLSAVMAAVGFSANRANAAPPATVVAAATTDAVALATGGSLAASAAVLSLYHHGVRAMFIASTVKPSAYATAAVAALALLLAAPPSGAAGPGVAGPQGLVLSAAVAAEAPADENAASTVQLAAAPVVVSISDTVAVESGTLDVSQSQGGRGTLSVKNGTLVVFGEKDETPTTENTTSTLLAAGPGSEGSDEHLGMQVEVVAAPGDAVVTQLFEAKDVLGDIPLEDLAASVQTIVGAEEGEPETMVEVRPFAEEGTLVVSASRADQARVNTLLNLLRRQKAAAIVDAFTEIEKREQIEVAKNQAVQSEAQPDSKTQGFNESYAAGPFNNPQLQGTNPTPRRRPDPGNQLIVSQQPAPNWNQPAAQPQPARNDLDASKSPFPIDGPYDQSKDSHVRQLQTLLNRVLKPSPNLAVDGDFGPLSEAALKRFQFARGLNPTGVVDDKTSVELVAALATPATTQSKAFTPPIPPQSPRSEWRTTGGAWANGPFDHGNASHVRSLQSLLNRELDPSHGLAVDGDFGPKSEAALKAFQRQRGVKPTGIVDDATFTALFDTGGLFEPAGADGAQPAQSPTPQPLANEVQGALIPGPMAPTAPAATPLAPGDNLDLSVWSPANPNNMIVGKFGIGHKGEFNFAAFFAKDNPESLTSRLGVLPGIAGMSLAEAQQAILARVRKVTGDPEVRVRVMHDRFGVAGGEGPTAADSAAAGVQATEQNQQAASPYERPSTVMGLYTPPAAPTLAPGDRISFQMRKQSDHSILLSGSLPVSPEGTIDLGKAFGKLAVAELSLEEAGERFREHFEASLSETPVEVRLQRDTTTSIGGGQQNSLGLLSGPLVSGPSPAASPPEKMLLVRQKEILQEKLRELEQLNGPNNNYPYANLATPNNPNNSVGGAGGYVPGGYGLDRKSPVYIAQQKLREAIRKIDHRLAELIIEEARAALGGGKDLDLPDAPAEPASSDSGSTPEREPSRGLSADDPETITFRRKPMVAQYYWNQVHAERGWAVEASLNIGDKAPVPVDPRKKYRPLLVLTGGDRNELRFEVEDPLAEGEPLRFTAPHQRAEEIRLRGQIIEVFYGGYNTLDKSDGTSAARVLIQPAPEKNPQPAVGTAEGAQATPD
- a CDS encoding FmdB family zinc ribbon protein → MPLYEYLCRDCERQSELLVSSDGTVDGGQQPACPECGGQKLMKLLSVPAAPAASGAEGGPGPQSGGGHGCGSGCGCFPGS